The following coding sequences are from one Streptomyces sp. NBC_01232 window:
- a CDS encoding TIGR02452 family protein translates to MSSRLREIARENAAILAAGGYRTRSGRQVPLAAALAEAKAGTRIYGPNRAIPDGEVPSGGGRTVIEVTGESSTVAARRLATAARADVQPAPVAVLNFASARNPGGGYVRGAKAQEEALCRASALYETLLEAPEYYEVHRAERSTFYTDRVIHSPGVPVFRDDRGALLETPFAVGFLTSPAPNAGTIRRQEPERTAEIPAALVRRAELVLEVAALHGYRQLVLGAWGCGVFQNDPAQVAEAFRGLLAARFAGVFERVVFGILDRDPTTREAFERAFPA, encoded by the coding sequence GTGAGCAGCAGATTGCGCGAGATCGCGCGGGAGAACGCGGCGATCCTGGCGGCCGGGGGGTACCGGACGCGGTCGGGACGGCAGGTTCCGCTTGCCGCCGCCCTGGCGGAAGCCAAGGCAGGAACCAGGATATATGGACCAAACCGGGCCATTCCAGATGGAGAGGTCCCTTCCGGTGGCGGCCGGACGGTCATCGAGGTCACGGGGGAGAGCAGCACGGTCGCCGCCCGCAGGCTCGCGACCGCGGCCCGGGCCGACGTGCAGCCGGCTCCGGTCGCGGTCCTGAACTTCGCCTCGGCCCGTAATCCCGGGGGCGGTTACGTCCGCGGGGCCAAGGCGCAGGAGGAGGCGCTCTGCCGCGCCTCGGCCCTGTACGAGACCCTGCTCGAGGCCCCCGAGTACTACGAGGTGCACCGCGCGGAGCGCAGCACCTTCTACACCGACCGGGTGATTCACTCGCCCGGCGTCCCGGTCTTCCGCGACGACCGGGGCGCGCTGCTGGAGACCCCGTTCGCGGTCGGCTTCCTCACCTCTCCGGCGCCGAACGCGGGCACGATCCGGCGGCAGGAGCCGGAGCGGACCGCCGAGATCCCGGCGGCGCTGGTGCGCCGCGCGGAGCTCGTCCTGGAGGTGGCCGCGCTGCACGGGTACCGGCAGCTGGTGCTGGGCGCGTGGGGCTGCGGGGTGTTCCAGAACGATCCGGCGCAGGTCGCCGAGGCCTTCCGGGGGCTGCTCGCGGCCCGGTTCGCCGGGGTCTTCGAGCGGGTCGTGTTCGGCATCCTCGACCGGGACCCCACGACCCGCGAGGCCTTCGAACGGGCCTTCCCGGCCTGA
- the egtC gene encoding ergothioneine biosynthesis protein EgtC, with translation MCRHLAYLGPMVALKELLSEPVHSLVRQSWEPRRQRSGTVNADGFGIGWYAEGDPVPARYRRSGPIWSDLTFTDLARVVRTGAALAAVRDATNPGADGEAAAAPFADGPWLFSHNGAVRSWPDSAAPLAAGLPPAELLRLAARTDSALIWALVLHRLRAGDDLGTALAEPVRELASAAPGSRLNLLLTDGAAIAATAWGDSLWYLAAAGMRRTVVASEPYDDDTRWREVPDRTLLTATRTRVELTPLKENSP, from the coding sequence ATGTGCCGTCATCTCGCCTACCTGGGACCGATGGTGGCACTCAAGGAGCTCCTGAGCGAGCCCGTGCACTCGCTGGTGCGCCAGTCCTGGGAGCCGCGCCGCCAGCGGTCCGGGACGGTCAACGCCGACGGCTTCGGCATCGGCTGGTACGCGGAGGGCGACCCGGTGCCCGCGCGCTACCGGCGCTCCGGGCCGATCTGGAGCGACCTGACCTTCACCGATCTCGCCCGGGTGGTCCGCACCGGGGCCGCACTGGCCGCCGTACGGGACGCCACGAACCCCGGCGCCGACGGGGAGGCTGCCGCCGCGCCCTTCGCGGACGGGCCGTGGCTGTTCAGCCACAACGGCGCGGTGCGGAGCTGGCCGGACTCCGCCGCCCCGCTCGCGGCCGGGCTGCCGCCCGCGGAGCTGCTCCGGCTGGCCGCGCGCACGGACTCGGCGCTGATCTGGGCGCTGGTCCTGCACCGGCTGCGCGCCGGGGACGATCTGGGCACGGCGCTCGCCGAGCCGGTCCGGGAACTCGCCTCGGCAGCTCCCGGCTCCCGGCTGAACCTGCTGCTGACGGACGGCGCCGCCATCGCCGCGACGGCCTGGGGCGATTCGCTCTGGTACCTGGCCGCCGCGGGGATGCGGCGCACCGTGGTGGCCTCCGAGCCGTACGACGACGACACCCGGTGGCGCGAAGTGCCCGACCGGACCCTGCTGACCGCTACCCGCACGCGGGTCGAACTGACCCCGCTCAAGGAGAACTCCCCGTGA
- the egtD gene encoding L-histidine N(alpha)-methyltransferase, with product MNDFQLTRTLDEHAAETALRTDVLHGLTHTPKVLPPKWFYDARGSELFEEITRLSEYYPTRAEREILLERAREIATESGARTLVELGSGSSEKTRHLIEAMPALDTYVPVDVSESALRGAAESLIAEHPGLRVHALLADFTRALHLPDSPGPRLVVFLGGTIGNLLPPERAVFLASVRAMLSPGDALLMGTDLVKDEAVLVAAYDDARGVTAEFNKNVLAVVNRELDADFHLADFEHVAVWNKEQEWIEMRLRARSELTVKVRALDLVVPFAAGEEILTEISAKFRQEGVRKELAAAGLELTQWWTDAAGRFALSLSVADGVAG from the coding sequence GTGAACGACTTCCAGTTGACCCGGACACTCGACGAGCACGCCGCGGAGACGGCGCTGCGTACGGATGTGCTGCACGGCCTGACCCACACACCGAAGGTGCTGCCGCCCAAGTGGTTCTACGACGCGCGGGGCAGCGAGCTCTTCGAGGAGATCACCCGCTTGTCCGAGTACTACCCGACGCGCGCCGAGCGGGAGATCCTGCTGGAGCGGGCGCGGGAGATCGCCACCGAGAGCGGCGCCCGCACCCTGGTGGAGCTGGGCTCCGGGTCCTCGGAGAAGACCCGGCACCTCATCGAGGCGATGCCCGCCCTGGACACCTACGTCCCGGTGGACGTGAGCGAGAGCGCCCTGCGGGGGGCGGCCGAGTCGCTGATCGCGGAGCACCCGGGCCTGCGGGTGCACGCCCTGCTGGCCGACTTCACCCGCGCGCTGCACCTGCCGGACTCCCCCGGGCCCCGGCTGGTGGTGTTCCTGGGCGGCACGATCGGGAATCTGCTGCCGCCGGAGCGGGCGGTGTTCCTGGCGTCCGTACGGGCCATGCTGTCGCCCGGGGACGCGCTGCTGATGGGGACGGACCTGGTGAAGGACGAGGCCGTACTGGTGGCGGCGTACGACGACGCGCGGGGGGTGACGGCCGAGTTCAACAAGAACGTGCTGGCGGTCGTCAACCGGGAGCTGGACGCCGACTTCCACCTCGCCGACTTCGAGCACGTGGCGGTGTGGAACAAGGAGCAGGAGTGGATCGAGATGCGGCTGCGGGCCCGGTCCGAGCTGACGGTGAAGGTCCGGGCGCTGGATCTCGTGGTGCCGTTCGCGGCGGGTGAGGAGATCCTGACGGAGATCTCCGCGAAGTTCCGTCAGGAGGGGGTGCGCAAGGAGCTCGCGGCGGCCGGGCTGGAGCTGACCCAGTGGTGGACGGACGCGGCGGGCCGGTTCGCGCTGTCCCTGTCGGTCGCCGACGGCGTGGCCGGCTGA
- a CDS encoding lysophospholipid acyltransferase family protein has protein sequence MSVWLPTSPCTPEACAGHEGSTASVPHALLRLAAAVALILLGILGAPPVRLLPAGPRHRVVRAWSAALVGAFGIRITVHGSPGPGGGRLLVANHISWLDIPLVAAALPCRMLAKSDIRAWPVLGRLAGRAGTLFIERDRIRALPATVEAITGALLAGDRVTVFPEGSTWCGRARGTFRRAAFQSALDARVPVQPLRLTYLRADGHPAGAPAFVGDDPLTASLWRIARARGVRAEISLLPRIPPGRYAHRRDLAAAAQRAVAGLTPTTPDPLPGIPAQPATPSATDRDSANRPAASVHHWVSSSPAAASSLRTPS, from the coding sequence ATGAGCGTCTGGCTGCCCACCTCGCCCTGCACCCCCGAGGCCTGCGCGGGCCACGAGGGGAGCACCGCGAGCGTCCCGCACGCGCTGCTCAGACTCGCGGCGGCCGTCGCCCTGATCCTGCTGGGGATCCTGGGTGCCCCGCCGGTCCGGCTGCTGCCGGCCGGCCCCCGCCACCGGGTGGTACGGGCCTGGTCGGCCGCGCTCGTAGGCGCCTTCGGGATCCGGATCACCGTCCACGGCAGCCCGGGCCCGGGCGGCGGCCGCCTGCTGGTCGCCAACCACATCTCCTGGCTGGACATCCCGCTCGTCGCCGCGGCCCTGCCCTGCCGGATGCTGGCCAAGAGCGACATCAGGGCCTGGCCGGTCCTCGGCCGCCTCGCGGGACGGGCCGGCACGCTCTTCATCGAGCGCGACCGGATCCGCGCCCTGCCCGCCACCGTCGAGGCGATCACCGGGGCACTGCTGGCCGGGGACCGGGTCACCGTCTTCCCCGAGGGCTCCACCTGGTGCGGGCGCGCCCGGGGCACCTTCCGCCGGGCGGCCTTCCAGTCGGCACTGGACGCGCGGGTCCCCGTACAGCCCCTGCGGCTCACGTACCTGCGGGCCGACGGGCACCCGGCCGGGGCGCCCGCCTTCGTCGGGGACGACCCGCTGACCGCCTCGCTGTGGCGGATCGCGCGGGCCCGCGGGGTGCGGGCCGAGATCAGTCTGCTGCCGCGGATCCCGCCGGGCCGGTACGCGCACCGGCGGGACCTCGCGGCAGCGGCTCAGCGGGCGGTCGCCGGGCTCACCCCCACGACCCCGGACCCGCTACCGGGCATTCCCGCTCAGCCGGCCACGCCGTCGGCGACCGACAGGGACAGCGCGAACCGGCCCGCCGCGTCCGTCCACCACTGGGTCAGCTCCAGCCCGGCCGCCGCGAGCTCCTTGCGCACCCCCTCCTGA
- the egtB gene encoding ergothioneine biosynthesis protein EgtB, producing the protein MTTTEPTAPTEPTEPTGSSSGLRERAAAALTAARIRTAGLTDAVTDEDLTAQHSPLMSPLVWDLAHIGNQEELWLLRRVAGRESMRPEINPLYDAFEHPRAERPKLPLLGPAEARRYAADVRGRVFDLLEKTPLEGSTLLDDGFAFGMIAQHEQQHDETMLITHQLRRGAPVLTAPEPDAPYDPLLAPEVLVPGGPFTMGTSAEPWSLDNERPSHVRETAPFWIDTVPVTNAAYLAFIADGGYRDPRWWAAAGWEQIREHSIEAPLFWHREAGQWLRRRFGVTEPVPDEEPVLHVSWYEADAYARWAGRRLPTETEWEKAARHDPATGRSTRYPWGDADPTPAHANLGQRHLRPARAGSYPAGASPLGVRQLIGDVWEWTSSDFLPYPGFRAFPYREYSEVFFGPEHKVLRGGSFAVDPVACRGTFRNWDLPVRRQIFSGFRTARDV; encoded by the coding sequence ATGACCACCACCGAGCCCACCGCACCGACCGAACCCACCGAACCCACCGGTTCCTCCTCCGGACTGCGGGAGCGGGCGGCCGCCGCCCTGACCGCGGCGCGCATACGGACGGCCGGCCTCACCGATGCCGTGACCGACGAGGACCTCACAGCCCAGCACTCCCCGCTCATGTCCCCGCTGGTCTGGGACCTGGCGCACATCGGGAACCAGGAGGAGCTCTGGCTGCTCCGCCGGGTCGCCGGACGCGAGTCGATGCGCCCCGAGATCAACCCGCTCTACGACGCCTTCGAGCATCCTCGCGCCGAGCGGCCCAAGCTGCCGCTGCTGGGGCCGGCCGAGGCCCGCCGGTACGCGGCCGACGTGCGCGGCCGGGTCTTCGACCTGCTGGAGAAGACCCCGCTGGAGGGCAGCACGCTCCTCGACGACGGCTTCGCCTTCGGGATGATCGCGCAGCACGAGCAGCAGCACGACGAGACCATGCTGATCACCCATCAGCTCCGGCGCGGGGCACCCGTACTGACCGCCCCGGAGCCGGACGCCCCCTACGATCCGCTGCTCGCCCCCGAAGTCCTCGTACCCGGCGGGCCGTTCACGATGGGCACCTCGGCCGAGCCGTGGTCGCTGGACAACGAACGACCCTCCCACGTCCGCGAAACCGCGCCCTTCTGGATCGACACGGTGCCGGTGACCAATGCGGCCTACCTGGCGTTCATCGCGGACGGCGGCTACCGCGACCCCCGCTGGTGGGCGGCGGCGGGATGGGAGCAGATCCGCGAGCACTCCATCGAGGCCCCGCTGTTCTGGCACCGGGAGGCCGGCCAGTGGCTGCGCCGCCGCTTCGGGGTGACCGAGCCGGTACCGGACGAGGAACCGGTTCTGCACGTCAGCTGGTACGAGGCGGACGCCTACGCCCGGTGGGCGGGGCGGCGGCTGCCCACCGAGACGGAGTGGGAGAAGGCCGCCCGGCACGACCCGGCCACCGGCCGCTCCACCCGCTACCCGTGGGGCGACGCCGACCCGACCCCCGCGCACGCCAACCTCGGGCAGCGGCACCTGCGCCCGGCGCGCGCGGGCAGCTATCCGGCGGGGGCCTCCCCGCTCGGGGTGCGCCAGCTCATCGGCGACGTGTGGGAGTGGACCTCCTCGGATTTCCTGCCCTACCCGGGCTTCCGGGCCTTCCCCTACCGGGAGTACTCGGAGGTGTTCTTCGGCCCGGAGCACAAGGTGCTGCGCGGCGGCTCCTTCGCCGTGGACCCGGTGGCCTGCCGGGGCACCTTCCGCAACTGGGACCTTCCCGTGCGGCGGCAGATCTTCTCCGGCTTCCGGACCGCGAGGGACGTCTGA
- a CDS encoding GNAT family N-acetyltransferase, with the protein MTIAPLSPSPLSPSPVPAALPAPPSALATRLAPVGAPASGAPSAGPRYAVRLARDEDEVRAAQRLRHQVFAGELGARLDGPEPGLDADAFDAYCDHLLVIDEEAEQVVGTYRLLPPERAAVAGRLYSEGEFDLSALAPIRPDLVEVGRSCVHPDHRNGAVIALIWAGLTHYMDRSGHNWLAGCCSIPLADGGVLAAATRETVLARSLAPQEYRVTPHLPWSPEGITFPDRMELPPLLRGYLRLGAWVCGEPALDAGFGCADLYVLLSLRRTNPRYLKHFRSLVPGA; encoded by the coding sequence ATGACCATCGCACCCCTGTCCCCGTCCCCCCTGTCCCCGTCCCCCGTCCCCGCCGCACTGCCGGCGCCCCCGTCCGCGCTTGCCACCCGCCTCGCCCCCGTCGGCGCCCCGGCGTCCGGCGCGCCGTCCGCAGGACCGCGCTACGCCGTCCGCCTCGCCCGCGACGAGGACGAGGTCCGCGCCGCCCAGCGGCTGCGCCACCAGGTCTTCGCCGGCGAGCTCGGCGCCCGCCTGGACGGGCCCGAGCCCGGCCTCGACGCCGACGCCTTCGACGCGTACTGCGACCACCTCCTCGTCATCGACGAGGAGGCCGAGCAGGTCGTCGGGACCTACCGGCTGCTGCCCCCGGAGCGCGCCGCCGTCGCCGGCCGCCTCTACTCCGAGGGGGAGTTCGACCTCTCGGCCCTCGCCCCCATCCGCCCCGACCTCGTCGAGGTCGGCCGCTCCTGCGTCCACCCCGACCACCGCAACGGCGCCGTCATCGCCCTCATCTGGGCCGGCCTCACCCACTACATGGACCGCTCCGGGCACAACTGGCTCGCCGGCTGCTGCTCGATACCGCTCGCCGACGGCGGGGTCCTGGCCGCCGCCACCCGGGAGACCGTCCTGGCCCGCAGCCTCGCCCCCCAGGAGTACCGGGTCACGCCCCACCTCCCCTGGAGCCCCGAAGGCATCACCTTCCCCGACCGCATGGAGCTGCCGCCGCTGCTGCGTGGCTACCTCCGCCTCGGCGCCTGGGTGTGCGGCGAGCCCGCCCTCGACGCCGGGTTCGGCTGCGCCGACCTGTACGTGCTGCTCTCCCTGCGCCGGACCAACCCGCGCTACCTGAAGCACTTCCGCTCGCTCGTCCCGGGCGCATGA
- the egtA gene encoding ergothioneine biosynthesis glutamate--cysteine ligase EgtA, with translation MSQDSSAPPPAPDPIPPPSISETQAEDLIHGICFKTGPPRFIGAELEWLVVDAEHPARPLPPERLRAAHTAARALPLHSRVTVEPGGQLELSSAPATSLTDCVDDLQADLTAVRGALLARGMVLRGLGRDPRLPYRRLLNSPRYDAMEAYFDRTGPAGRAMMCASASVQVCVDAGHQEPGALGHGRRWRLAHLLGAVLVAAFANSRAQEGPYAGWRCARQGIWSDLDSRRALAPPLDADPRAGWTRQALDTEVMCVRSYEGDGMWEIPRGTTFRDWLRTGGNPSLRAPTAEDLDYHLTTLFPPVRPRGHLELRMIDAQPGDDGWLVPVAVVHALFDDPEAAETAYRVAKGLADSYGMQPAPRNPLWRSAAEHGLADPELRTAAKACFLAAAEALPRLGASRHVQDAVADFTQRYVLRGRCPADDESTQVLTGKEVRR, from the coding sequence ATGTCCCAGGACTCATCCGCTCCCCCACCCGCGCCCGACCCGATCCCACCACCCTCGATCAGCGAGACGCAGGCCGAGGACCTGATCCACGGCATCTGTTTCAAGACCGGCCCGCCGCGCTTCATCGGAGCCGAGCTCGAATGGCTGGTCGTGGACGCCGAACACCCGGCCCGGCCCCTGCCCCCCGAACGACTGCGCGCCGCCCACACCGCGGCCCGCGCGCTGCCCCTGCACTCCCGGGTGACCGTCGAGCCGGGCGGCCAGCTCGAGCTCAGCTCGGCCCCCGCCACCTCCCTCACCGACTGCGTGGACGACCTGCAGGCCGACCTCACCGCCGTACGCGGGGCCCTGCTGGCCCGGGGCATGGTCCTGCGCGGCCTCGGCCGCGATCCCCGCCTCCCGTACCGCCGGCTGCTGAACAGCCCGCGCTACGACGCGATGGAGGCCTACTTCGACCGCACCGGCCCGGCCGGGCGCGCCATGATGTGCGCCTCCGCCTCCGTGCAGGTCTGTGTCGACGCCGGGCACCAGGAGCCGGGCGCACTCGGTCACGGCCGCCGCTGGCGGCTGGCGCACCTGCTGGGTGCGGTGCTGGTGGCCGCCTTCGCCAACTCCCGGGCGCAGGAGGGCCCGTACGCCGGCTGGCGCTGTGCCCGCCAGGGGATCTGGAGCGACCTGGACAGCCGGCGCGCGCTCGCCCCGCCGCTGGACGCGGATCCCCGTGCCGGATGGACGCGGCAGGCGCTGGACACCGAGGTGATGTGCGTACGGTCCTACGAGGGCGACGGCATGTGGGAGATCCCGCGCGGCACGACCTTCCGCGACTGGCTGCGCACGGGCGGAAACCCCTCGCTGCGGGCGCCCACGGCCGAGGACCTGGACTACCACCTGACCACCCTCTTCCCGCCGGTGCGGCCGCGCGGCCACCTGGAACTGCGGATGATCGACGCACAGCCGGGCGACGACGGCTGGCTGGTCCCGGTGGCCGTCGTGCACGCGCTGTTCGACGATCCGGAGGCCGCCGAGACGGCGTACCGGGTGGCCAAGGGGCTCGCCGACTCCTACGGCATGCAGCCCGCGCCCCGAAATCCACTGTGGCGCTCGGCCGCCGAGCACGGACTGGCCGATCCGGAGCTGCGGACTGCCGCGAAGGCCTGTTTCCTGGCCGCCGCCGAGGCGCTGCCCCGACTGGGCGCGAGCCGGCACGTCCAGGACGCGGTGGCCGACTTCACCCAGCGCTACGTACTGCGCGGCCGATGTCCGGCCGACGACGAGTCCACGCAGGTGCTCACCGGGAAAGAGGTCCGCCGATGA